GGGCGCCCGACAAACTGCGCCGCTACGACGTCGTCAAGACGCTCGTCAAGGACATGCACGGCGCCGGGAAGGTGATCGGCATCATCTGCCACGGCGGCTCGATCGCCGTCTCCGCCGGCATCGTCGCCGAGGGACAGCGCGTGACCGGATCGACCGGCATCAAGGACGACCTCGAGAACGTCGGCGGAGTGTGGACGGACGAACCCGCCTTCCGCGAGGGGAACCAGGTGTGGGGGCGGGTCGTGGCGGACATCCCGGCCTTCAACCGTGAGCTGGTGAAGGCGCTGGTCAAGGGCTAGCCGGCCGTCACCGAATGCCGTCGCGCCGGCGGCCGGCGAGCGAACTTCGGGCGTTCGGGATTAGAATCCGTCGCCATGACCCCATTCCTCGCGGAGCTCGTCGGTACCATGCTGCTCGTCGTCTTCGGCGACGGCGTGGTGGCCAACGTCGTGTTGCAGAAGAGCAAGGGACAGAACAGCGGCTGGATCGTGATCGCGGCCGGTTGGGCCGCCGGCGTCACGATCGCGGTGTATGCCGTGAACGCGCTGAGCGGCGCGCACCTGAATCCCGCGGTGACGATCGCGCTCGCGGCAATCGGCAAGTTCCAGTGGGCGAACGTGCCCACGTACGTCCTCGCGCAGACCATCGGCGCGTTCATCGGCGGCGTGCTGGTGTGGGT
This Acidobacteriota bacterium DNA region includes the following protein-coding sequences:
- a CDS encoding type 1 glutamine amidotransferase encodes the protein MRLQNTTIATLVAEGVEDLEYYVPLMRLQEEGATVLSAGLTLEPVRGKNGLVIVPDAKIADLRSSELFALILPGGWAPDKLRRYDVVKTLVKDMHGAGKVIGIICHGGSIAVSAGIVAEGQRVTGSTGIKDDLENVGGVWTDEPAFREGNQVWGRVVADIPAFNRELVKALVKG